One window of Halococcus salifodinae DSM 8989 genomic DNA carries:
- a CDS encoding RNA-guided endonuclease InsQ/TnpB family protein, giving the protein MLNYRYRLNPTPAQKERLAWTVDTCRQVYNHFLHRLNRIDDTSSYSEQERLPKLKEWWTDLREVHSKVLQKVVQRLYDNLQTLRGLKENGHRVGQLRWKGAGYYHSFTYSQSGFKLDKKGDRDELWLSKIGRIPVVAHRDLPTDATVKAVTIKREPTGRWYAVLSVETPDDPPEKPTNPENVVGIDVGIVKFAHDTDGTAVGSLNLSHERERLEHEQRVLSRKEHGSANWEKQRRKVARRHADLKRKRRDFLHKLSNYYAEEYDLVAVEDLDAKELMQLDGNSRNRASAAWGTFRRMLAYKCEREGAHFAEVRPHGTTKECARCGAETDKPLWVREHSCPTCGFTADRDENAAWNVLQRGLTKVGMGNAELTPAETVVPTATAFQPVAANHVAETGSPALKREPQGER; this is encoded by the coding sequence GTGCTGAACTACAGGTATCGCCTCAACCCGACGCCTGCTCAGAAAGAGCGGTTAGCGTGGACGGTCGATACCTGTCGCCAGGTCTACAACCACTTTCTCCACCGACTCAACCGCATCGATGACACGTCGTCGTACAGCGAACAGGAACGGCTACCGAAGCTCAAGGAGTGGTGGACCGACCTACGGGAAGTCCACTCGAAGGTGCTTCAGAAGGTCGTTCAGCGATTATACGACAACCTACAGACGCTTCGCGGTCTGAAGGAGAACGGCCACCGCGTCGGCCAACTCCGGTGGAAAGGAGCGGGATACTACCATTCGTTCACCTACAGCCAGTCCGGTTTCAAGCTCGACAAAAAGGGCGACCGCGACGAACTGTGGCTGTCGAAAATCGGGCGTATCCCGGTCGTCGCACACCGCGACCTCCCCACCGACGCGACCGTGAAGGCCGTCACAATCAAGCGCGAACCCACGGGGCGCTGGTACGCGGTGTTGTCGGTCGAAACACCCGACGATCCGCCGGAGAAACCGACGAATCCGGAGAACGTCGTCGGCATCGACGTGGGCATCGTGAAGTTCGCCCACGACACCGACGGCACGGCGGTCGGGTCGCTCAACCTCTCACACGAACGCGAGCGACTGGAGCACGAACAGCGTGTCCTTTCGCGGAAAGAGCACGGCTCGGCGAACTGGGAGAAACAGCGCCGGAAAGTCGCTCGCCGACACGCCGACCTCAAACGAAAGCGCCGCGATTTCCTCCACAAGTTGTCGAACTACTACGCGGAGGAATACGACCTCGTGGCGGTCGAAGACCTCGACGCGAAGGAGTTGATGCAACTCGACGGCAACAGCCGCAACCGGGCGTCCGCCGCGTGGGGGACGTTCCGGCGGATGCTTGCGTACAAGTGCGAGCGCGAAGGCGCGCACTTCGCGGAGGTTCGGCCACACGGAACGACCAAAGAATGCGCCCGGTGCGGCGCGGAGACGGACAAGCCGCTATGGGTGCGCGAGCACTCGTGTCCGACGTGTGGCTTCACCGCCGACCGGGACGAGAACGCCGCGTGGAACGTCCTTCAACGCGGCCTCACGAAAGTAGGCATGGGCAATGCCGAATTAACGCCTGCGGAGACCGTGGTCCCTACGGCGACCGCTTTTCAGCCGGTCGCTGCAAACCACGTCGCGGAAACAGGAAGCCCCGCCCTCAAGCGCGAGCCGCAAGGCGAGCGGTAG
- a CDS encoding M48 family metallopeptidase, translated as MRWLWLFALTAVLIVVILGFVLAAVRPLIIDRQQKTRRPTDTEYERLTRGVGEVGRVRLRITDQPVSSSLSRARALGIFPGHRYLFVAERLLASLSVTEGRAIVAHESYHHRYWHPLVRAVLPAAFLVGWVFAIVYDLPYALVGGAVAAVPYWLIVAGIERWMEYLADRSAAEQIGYDPMVDALDHLRATTDEQPSGRLAGLVAAHPSFDDRIDRLTEARSDVE; from the coding sequence ATGAGGTGGCTGTGGCTGTTCGCACTCACAGCAGTCCTCATTGTCGTCATCCTGGGCTTCGTGCTCGCGGCAGTCCGGCCACTCATCATTGATCGGCAACAAAAGACTCGACGACCAACCGATACTGAGTACGAGCGACTGACACGCGGCGTCGGTGAGGTTGGTCGCGTTCGCTTGCGTATCACCGACCAGCCGGTGTCGTCGTCCCTCTCGCGGGCCCGTGCGTTGGGGATATTTCCGGGCCACCGGTATCTGTTCGTCGCCGAGCGATTGCTTGCGTCGCTTTCGGTGACGGAAGGACGGGCGATCGTCGCCCACGAGAGCTATCATCACCGATACTGGCATCCGCTGGTGCGAGCCGTGCTTCCGGCCGCCTTCCTCGTCGGCTGGGTGTTTGCCATCGTCTACGACCTCCCGTATGCGCTCGTCGGTGGCGCGGTGGCGGCGGTGCCGTACTGGCTGATCGTTGCCGGTATCGAACGGTGGATGGAGTATCTCGCCGATCGCTCTGCGGCCGAGCAGATCGGGTATGACCCGATGGTTGATGCGCTTGATCATCTCAGGGCGACGACCGACGAGCAGCCGTCGGGGCGACTCGCGGGACTGGTGGCGGCGCATCCATCGTTCGACGACCGTATCGATCGTCTCACCGAGGCGCGCAGCGATGTCGAATGA